A stretch of Christensenellaceae bacterium DNA encodes these proteins:
- the lgt gene encoding prolipoprotein diacylglyceryl transferase, which produces MYNNLLTIGPVTVHGYGLMIAVGIICALLIAIYRGKKRKMDTDAIITLCIFAVVFGFLGGKLLYVIQDFQNFLANPMEILSGSGFVVYGGIILAIVAAILYCRKKKYSFMEYFDLFMPSVAVAQGFGRIGCFLAGCCYGAETSCALGVVFPAGSLAPSGVSLLPTQLFSAAGDFLLALVLILYARKQRRAGRVGALYLILYGIGRSIIEIFRADFRGEIGIFSTSQFISIFIVIAGVALFLPKALSSRKTSGS; this is translated from the coding sequence TTGTATAATAATTTGTTGACCATCGGCCCCGTCACAGTACACGGCTACGGACTGATGATAGCGGTCGGCATCATATGCGCGCTTCTTATAGCTATATATCGGGGCAAAAAAAGAAAGATGGATACGGACGCCATCATAACCCTTTGTATTTTTGCCGTTGTATTTGGTTTTCTGGGCGGGAAACTGCTTTATGTCATCCAGGATTTCCAGAATTTTCTGGCCAATCCTATGGAAATACTTTCCGGCAGTGGTTTTGTTGTTTACGGCGGTATCATCCTTGCCATCGTTGCCGCCATTCTGTATTGCCGCAAAAAGAAATACAGCTTCATGGAATATTTTGATCTTTTTATGCCATCTGTCGCAGTAGCGCAGGGGTTTGGGCGCATCGGCTGTTTTCTGGCCGGATGTTGCTATGGAGCGGAAACCTCGTGCGCGCTGGGCGTCGTTTTTCCGGCAGGTTCGCTTGCGCCAAGCGGCGTGAGCCTGCTGCCCACGCAATTGTTTTCCGCAGCAGGAGATTTTCTGCTCGCGTTGGTGCTTATTCTGTACGCCCGCAAACAGCGGCGCGCGGGGCGCGTGGGCGCATTATACCTGATCCTGTACGGAATCGGCCGGTCGATCATTGAAATCTTCCGCGCGGATTTCCGTGGCGAAATCGGGATCTTTTCCACATCCCAATTCATTTCCATATTTATTGTCATCGCCGGCGTAGCGTTGTTTTTGCCCAAGGCGCTGTCTTCGCGCAAAACATCCGGTTCCTGA
- the osmC gene encoding osmotically inducible protein OsmC produces the protein MKKIYSVKMTNTGGRAGEVFSDDHSLDLKIAAPGSKQAGATNPEQLFAAGYSACFNSALELVMQREGIKAKSTVAIVVSLYEKEPFDYQIGADIEGHVEGQSAEKTQELLEKAHQVCPYSKATRGNIEVTLKAV, from the coding sequence ATGAAAAAGATTTATTCTGTTAAAATGACCAATACCGGCGGACGCGCGGGGGAGGTTTTCTCGGACGATCATTCGCTTGACCTGAAGATTGCAGCACCGGGCAGCAAGCAGGCAGGCGCGACGAATCCGGAACAACTGTTTGCGGCAGGCTACAGCGCATGCTTTAACAGCGCGCTCGAACTGGTAATGCAAAGAGAGGGAATCAAGGCGAAAAGCACGGTTGCCATTGTCGTTTCGCTTTATGAAAAGGAACCATTTGATTACCAGATCGGCGCAGACATTGAGGGACATGTGGAGGGACAGTCGGCGGAGAAAACACAGGAGCTGCTGGAAAAGGCGCATCAGGTTTGCCCTTATTCCAAGGCCACGCGCGGCAATATCGAAGTAACGCTGAAAGCGGTTTGA